The following coding sequences are from one Panicum hallii strain FIL2 chromosome 5, PHallii_v3.1, whole genome shotgun sequence window:
- the LOC112895148 gene encoding uncharacterized protein LOC112895148, whose translation MDCAVSQLRSSEPSCGGGSSPSPAAAAWAFVPQEATGDSECDDDLAAAATALDADDGDDAESCSGGEDYSVELDDRRLVSWECWIVESASVVVVGGEAACPAPTEDVAAATGDADSDRLFWEACIAHGY comes from the coding sequence ATGGACTGCGCAGTAAGCCAGCTGCGCAGCTCGGAGCCCTCCTGCGGCGGCGGGTCGTCACCCTCGCCGGCAGCGGCAGCGTGGGCTTTCGTACCGCAGGAGGCCACCGGCGACTCGGAGTGCGACGACGACCTGGCAGCAGCGGCTACCGCCCTCGATGctgacgacggcgacgacgccgagtcgtgcagcggcggcgaggactACTCCGTCGAGCTCGATGACAGGAGGCTCGTGTCCTGGGAGTGCTGGATTGTGGAGAGCGCCAgcgtggtggtggtgggcgGCGAAGCCGCGTGCCCGGCGCCGACGGAGGATGTTGCTGCCGCCACCGGCGACGCCGACAGCGACAGGCTCTTCTGGGAGGCTTGCATTGCTCATGGCTACTAG